One Rosa chinensis cultivar Old Blush chromosome 5, RchiOBHm-V2, whole genome shotgun sequence genomic region harbors:
- the LOC112202459 gene encoding ubiquitin-like protein ATG12 isoform X1, with product MSTTESPTAANKVVIHLRATGDAPILKQAKFKIPVTDKFAKVIVFLRRQLHRDTLFVYVNSAFSPNPDELVMDLYNNFGFDGKLVVNYACSMAWG from the coding sequence ATGTCTACCACGGAATCTCCGACTGCTGCTAACAAAGTGGTTATTCATCTGAGAGCTACTGGTGATGCCCCTATACTGAAGCAAGCCAAATTTAAGATACCTGTAACGGACAAGTTTGCTAAAGTGATTGTCTTTTTAAGGAGGCAACTTCACCGGGATACGTTGTTTGTGTACGTCAATAGTGCATTCTCACCAAACCCAGATGAATTGGTGATGGATCTGTATaataattttggttttgatggTAAACTGGTAGTCAATTATGCTTGTTCTATGGCTTGGGGCTAA
- the LOC112167783 gene encoding NAD-dependent protein deacetylase SRT1 isoform X2 has translation MPSLTHMALVALERAGILKFVISQNVDGLHLRSGISRKKLAELHGNSFMEVCPSCGIEYMRDFEVETIGLKETSRRCSDKKCGARLKDTVLDWEDALPSKEMNQAEKHCRMADVVLCLGTSLQITPACNLPLRSLRGGGKIVIVNLQKTPKDKKATLLLHGLVDKVISGVLDSLNLQIPPFVRIDLFQIILTQALSIDEKYVNWNLRVASVHGLKAPLPFIKSIEISFVDNQDYKAAILQNEPFQLKRRTSQSKSIEMVLKFNFIDGCGCPFTEINVSLNWEVSTDHSKLDKDAILQKLRDTATDESCCGKNAVVERNFIPSPKTEVLTYAIVTNVVTYKTTAEAVQADTLSNGVKRRKSDGPATSKKRSKVQRRKSRL, from the exons ATGCCGAGCTTGACTCATATGGCTTTGGTTGCGCTGGAGAGGGCTGGCATACTGAAGTTTGTTATTAGCCAG AATGTTGATGGCCTCCATCTTCGATCTGGAATATCAAGGAAGAAACTTGCGGAGTTGCATGGTAACTCCTTTATGGAAGTCTGCCCTTCTTGTGGCATCGA GTATATGCGGGATTTTGAGGTAGAAACTATTGGCCTAAAGGAGACTTCCAGAAGGTGCTCAGATAAAAAGTGTGGAGCAAGGCTTAAGGATACAGTTCTTGACTGGGAG GATGCATTGCCCTCAAAGGAGATGAATCAGGCTGAAAAGCACTGCAGAATGGCTGATGTTGTTTTATGTTTGGGAACAAG TTTGCAGATAACACCAGCATGCAACCTACCTCTGAGATCACTCCGTGGTGGGGGAAAGATTGTAATTGTTAATCTTCAG AAAACTCCGAAGGACAAGAAGGCAACTTTACTGCTCCATGGGCTTGTAGATAAG GTTATTTCAGGTGTCTTGGACAGTCTAAATCTTCAGATTCCTCCATTTGTTCGGATAGATCTTTTTCAGATCATTCTAACTCAAGCATTGAGTATAG ATGAAAAGTATGTGAACTGGAACCTCCGGGTAGCAAGTGTACATGGACTTAAAGCTCCATTGCCATTCATCAAATCTATTGAG ATATCCTTCGTAGACAACCAAGATTATAAAGCAGCTATTCTACAGAACGAGCCATTTCAACTCAAAAG GAGAACCTCACAGTCAAAATCAATTGAAATGgttttgaaattcaacttcattGATGGTTGTGGTTGTCCATTCACAGAGATTAACGTGTCTCTCAATTGGGAG GTTTCAACAGACCATTCTAAGCTTGATAAAGATGCCATATTGCAAAAGCTCAGAGACACAGCTACTGATGAATCATGCTGCGGCAAGAATGCTGTTGTTGAGAGAAATTTCATCCCTAGCCCAAAAACTGAGGTTCTTACGTATGCCATTGTAACCAACGTTGTCACGTATAAGACGACCGCTGAAGCTGTGCAAGCTGACACTCTAAGTAATGGGGTTAAAAGGCGGAAGAGCGATGGTCCTGCAACATCTAAGAAACGATCTAAAGTGCAAAGGCGCAAATCTAGGCTTTAG
- the LOC112202459 gene encoding ubiquitin-like protein ATG12 isoform X2: protein MSTTESPTAANKVVIHLRATGDAPILKQAKFKNFGFDGKLVVNYACSMAWG from the exons ATGTCTACCACGGAATCTCCGACTGCTGCTAACAAAGTGGTTATTCATCTGAGAGCTACTGGTGATGCCCCTATACTGAAGCAAGCCAAATTTAAG aattttggttttgatggTAAACTGGTAGTCAATTATGCTTGTTCTATGGCTTGGGGCTAA
- the LOC112167783 gene encoding NAD-dependent protein deacetylase SRT1 isoform X1, which translates to MSLGYAEKLSYIEDVGSVGMSEHFDTPEVLQQKIEQLALLVQKSKHLVVFTGAGISTSCGIPDFRGPKGIWTLQREGKALPEASLPFHRAMPSLTHMALVALERAGILKFVISQNVDGLHLRSGISRKKLAELHGNSFMEVCPSCGIEYMRDFEVETIGLKETSRRCSDKKCGARLKDTVLDWEDALPSKEMNQAEKHCRMADVVLCLGTSLQITPACNLPLRSLRGGGKIVIVNLQKTPKDKKATLLLHGLVDKVISGVLDSLNLQIPPFVRIDLFQIILTQALSIDEKYVNWNLRVASVHGLKAPLPFIKSIEISFVDNQDYKAAILQNEPFQLKRRTSQSKSIEMVLKFNFIDGCGCPFTEINVSLNWEVSTDHSKLDKDAILQKLRDTATDESCCGKNAVVERNFIPSPKTEVLTYAIVTNVVTYKTTAEAVQADTLSNGVKRRKSDGPATSKKRSKVQRRKSRL; encoded by the exons ATGTCCTTGGGTTATGCAGAGAAGCTTTCCTACATTGAAGATGTGGGCAGCGTGGGAATGTCTGAACATTTTGACACCCCTGAAGTTCTGCAACAAAAG ATTGAACAGCTTGCCCTGCTGGTACAGAAG aGTAAGCATCTAGTGGTGTTTACAGGTGCAGGAATATCAACTTCTTGTGGTATACCTGATTTTCGAGGTCCAAAGGGAATTTGGACTCTTCAG CGTGAAGGCAAAGCCTTGCCAGAAGCATCATTGCCATTTCATCGTGCAATGCCGAGCTTGACTCATATGGCTTTGGTTGCGCTGGAGAGGGCTGGCATACTGAAGTTTGTTATTAGCCAG AATGTTGATGGCCTCCATCTTCGATCTGGAATATCAAGGAAGAAACTTGCGGAGTTGCATGGTAACTCCTTTATGGAAGTCTGCCCTTCTTGTGGCATCGA GTATATGCGGGATTTTGAGGTAGAAACTATTGGCCTAAAGGAGACTTCCAGAAGGTGCTCAGATAAAAAGTGTGGAGCAAGGCTTAAGGATACAGTTCTTGACTGGGAG GATGCATTGCCCTCAAAGGAGATGAATCAGGCTGAAAAGCACTGCAGAATGGCTGATGTTGTTTTATGTTTGGGAACAAG TTTGCAGATAACACCAGCATGCAACCTACCTCTGAGATCACTCCGTGGTGGGGGAAAGATTGTAATTGTTAATCTTCAG AAAACTCCGAAGGACAAGAAGGCAACTTTACTGCTCCATGGGCTTGTAGATAAG GTTATTTCAGGTGTCTTGGACAGTCTAAATCTTCAGATTCCTCCATTTGTTCGGATAGATCTTTTTCAGATCATTCTAACTCAAGCATTGAGTATAG ATGAAAAGTATGTGAACTGGAACCTCCGGGTAGCAAGTGTACATGGACTTAAAGCTCCATTGCCATTCATCAAATCTATTGAG ATATCCTTCGTAGACAACCAAGATTATAAAGCAGCTATTCTACAGAACGAGCCATTTCAACTCAAAAG GAGAACCTCACAGTCAAAATCAATTGAAATGgttttgaaattcaacttcattGATGGTTGTGGTTGTCCATTCACAGAGATTAACGTGTCTCTCAATTGGGAG GTTTCAACAGACCATTCTAAGCTTGATAAAGATGCCATATTGCAAAAGCTCAGAGACACAGCTACTGATGAATCATGCTGCGGCAAGAATGCTGTTGTTGAGAGAAATTTCATCCCTAGCCCAAAAACTGAGGTTCTTACGTATGCCATTGTAACCAACGTTGTCACGTATAAGACGACCGCTGAAGCTGTGCAAGCTGACACTCTAAGTAATGGGGTTAAAAGGCGGAAGAGCGATGGTCCTGCAACATCTAAGAAACGATCTAAAGTGCAAAGGCGCAAATCTAGGCTTTAG
- the LOC112163696 gene encoding nuclear transcription factor Y subunit B-3, whose protein sequence is MDPVSGLDRFRSNNNKRQEKSTTASDPAQVTDANNPDAVNVNGGNNSEAAIPRLPVAACMVREQDQYMPIANVIRIMRRILPPHAKISDDAKETVQECVSEYISFITGEANERCQREQRKTVTAEDVLWAMSKLGFDNYIEPLSLFLSKYREAEGTERSSSLFAKCERGDGGMVEYAPVLGHYGPPGFGLAAQQPGMYKAGAMSGYYIGGAGGSGNEGGGAGSSSASQQRQGQSAMGGGFDPFAQFK, encoded by the exons atGGACCCTGTGAGTGGCCTCGATCGCTTtcgcagcaacaacaacaaaaggcaGGAAAAATCAACCACCG CCTCGGACCCAGCGCAGGTCACTGATGCCAACAACCCCGACGCCGTTAACGTTAACGGCGGCAACAACTCGGAAGCTGCAATTCCTCGTCTGCCTGTGGCGGCGTGCATGGTCCGTGAACAGGACCAGTACATGCCTATTGCTAATGTGATACGCATAATGCGGAGGATATTGCCGCCCCATGCAAAGATCTCCGACGACGCAAAAGAGACGGTCCAGGAATGCGTGTCGGAGTACATCAGCTTTATCACCGGAGAGGCCAACGAGCGGTGCCAGCGGGAGCAGCGCAAGACTGTGACGGCTGAGGATGTGCTGTGGGCAATGAGCAAGCTAGGGTTCGACAACTACATCGAGCCCCTCAGTCTTTTCCTGAGCAAGTATAGGGAGGCTGAGGGCACTGAGCGCAGTTCATCCCTGTTTGCAAAGTGTGAGAGGGGAGATGGCGGGATGGTTGAATATGCGCCCGTGCTCGGGCATTATGGGCCACCTGGGTTTGGTCTGGCGGCCCAGCAGCCCGGGATGTATAAGGCTGGGGCGATGAGTGGTTACTATATAGGTGGGGCGGGTGGTAGTGGCAATGAAGGTGGTGGAGCTGGATCATCTTCTGCGTCCCAGCAGAGACAGGGACAGAGTGCTATGGGTGGTGGGTTTGACCCTTTTGCTCAGTTTAAGTAA